A genomic segment from Deltaproteobacteria bacterium encodes:
- a CDS encoding site-specific integrase yields MRDRHGAWGQAKRALLRAVCRSLRYSAIFSAGTLPERAGGIVQNINALVFTREDGRAITKGMVDYRVERAVKAGDVKKFVFHNYRNTALTEWARQGINVDLAMLAAGHSSVQMHKRYLLQLVGEDIAKAFGTGEKNGKIKGL; encoded by the coding sequence TTGCGAGATCGTCATGGAGCCTGGGGCCAAGCCAAGCGTGCGCTATTACGCGCGGTTTGTCGATCACTCCGGTATTCGGCGATCTTTTCCGCTGGGACCCTGCCTGAGCGGGCTGGGGGGATTGTCCAGAATATCAACGCGCTGGTCTTCACGCGCGAAGATGGCCGAGCGATCACGAAAGGGATGGTTGATTACCGAGTGGAGCGGGCGGTCAAGGCAGGCGACGTTAAGAAGTTCGTGTTCCACAATTACCGCAACACTGCATTGACCGAGTGGGCACGCCAGGGTATCAACGTAGATCTTGCGATGCTCGCCGCCGGCCACTCCTCGGTTCAGATGCACAAGCGTTATTTGCTGCAGCTAGTCGGTGAGGACATCGCCAAGGCTTTTGGCACCGGCGAAAAAAATGGCAAAATAAAAGGGCTCTAA